In Streptomyces sp. SLBN-118, the following are encoded in one genomic region:
- a CDS encoding D-alanine--D-alanine ligase family protein, translated as MSSENLPQSPEQQPRKPRVAVVFGGRSSEHGISVVTAGAVLRAIDRTKYDVLPIGITSDGRWALTADEPERMAIADRRTPSVEELADSTEGGVVLSVDPANREVVYSEPGAVPKALGEVDVVFPVLHGPYGEDGTLQGLLELSGVPYVGSGVLASAVGQDKEYMKRVFISFGLPVGPYTVIRPREWELDPSAARKKIIDFAGEHGWPLFIKPARAGSSIGISRVDDISGLDEAIGEAQRHDPKILVESLLRGREIECGVLEFEDGPRASVPAEIPPVTAHEFYDFEAKYIDSAAGLVPAPLTEEQTAEVRRLAVEAFDAASCEGLVRADFFLTEDGEFVINEINTMPGFTPISMYPRMWQESGIDYSDLVDRLIQAALRRSTGLR; from the coding sequence ATGAGCAGCGAGAACCTCCCCCAGAGCCCTGAGCAGCAGCCGCGCAAGCCGCGCGTAGCCGTCGTCTTCGGCGGTCGCAGCTCCGAACACGGGATCTCCGTGGTCACCGCCGGCGCCGTACTGCGCGCCATCGACCGTACGAAGTACGACGTGCTGCCGATCGGCATCACGTCGGATGGCCGGTGGGCGCTGACCGCCGACGAGCCGGAGCGGATGGCCATCGCCGACCGCCGTACGCCCAGCGTCGAGGAGCTCGCCGACTCCACCGAGGGCGGCGTCGTGCTCTCCGTGGACCCCGCCAACCGCGAGGTCGTCTACAGCGAGCCCGGCGCCGTCCCCAAGGCGCTCGGCGAGGTCGACGTCGTCTTCCCCGTGCTGCACGGCCCGTACGGCGAGGACGGCACCCTCCAGGGCCTCCTGGAGTTGTCCGGCGTCCCGTACGTCGGCTCTGGCGTTCTCGCCTCGGCCGTCGGCCAGGACAAGGAGTACATGAAGCGTGTCTTCATCTCCTTCGGCCTGCCCGTCGGCCCGTACACGGTCATCCGCCCCCGCGAGTGGGAGCTCGACCCCTCCGCCGCCCGCAAGAAGATCATCGACTTCGCGGGTGAGCACGGCTGGCCGCTCTTCATCAAGCCCGCGCGTGCCGGATCCTCCATCGGCATCAGCAGGGTCGACGACATCTCCGGCCTGGACGAGGCGATCGGCGAGGCGCAGCGCCACGACCCCAAGATCCTTGTGGAGTCGCTGCTGCGCGGCCGCGAGATCGAGTGCGGGGTGCTGGAGTTCGAGGACGGCCCGCGTGCCAGCGTCCCGGCCGAGATCCCGCCCGTCACGGCCCACGAGTTCTACGACTTCGAGGCCAAGTACATCGACTCGGCGGCCGGTCTGGTGCCCGCGCCGCTGACCGAGGAGCAGACCGCCGAGGTACGCCGGCTCGCGGTCGAGGCGTTCGACGCCGCGTCCTGCGAGGGTCTCGTACGAGCGGACTTCTTCCTCACCGAGGACGGCGAGTTCGTCATCAACGAGATCAACACCATGCCCGGCTTCACGCCGATCTCGATGTACCCGCGCATGTGGCAGGAGAGCGGTATCGACTACTCCGATCTCGTCGACCGGCTGATCCAGGCGGCGCTGCGCCGCTCGACCGGCCTGCGCTAG
- a CDS encoding DUF3515 domain-containing protein translates to MTSSRRRPFFLSAAALVLLAAAGCDSTDAAASVTVPSPPSDQAALCGALHKELPKSVAGQDRNDPEPASDLTAGWGDAAIVLRCGVPRPAKMSDAQSQAVEADGVNWLLEERPEGPRLTTTYRKTYVEVTMDERFAHDVTPLAELAGAVKKTVPATLVVP, encoded by the coding sequence GTGACATCTTCCCGCCGCCGGCCTTTCTTTCTGTCCGCTGCCGCCCTGGTGCTGCTGGCTGCCGCGGGCTGCGACTCCACGGACGCAGCGGCGTCGGTCACGGTTCCCAGCCCGCCCTCGGACCAGGCTGCACTGTGCGGCGCGCTGCACAAGGAGCTGCCGAAGTCCGTGGCCGGTCAGGACCGCAACGACCCCGAGCCGGCTTCCGATCTGACCGCCGGCTGGGGCGACGCGGCGATCGTACTGCGCTGTGGAGTCCCACGGCCCGCGAAGATGAGCGACGCCCAGTCGCAGGCAGTGGAGGCGGACGGGGTCAACTGGCTCCTGGAGGAGCGGCCCGAGGGCCCCCGCCTGACCACCACGTACCGCAAGACCTACGTCGAGGTCACGATGGACGAGCGGTTCGCCCACGATGTCACGCCGCTCGCCGAACTGGCCGGCGCCGTCAAAAAGACGGTGCCGGCCACCCTCGTGGTCCCGTAA
- the coaD gene encoding pantetheine-phosphate adenylyltransferase has protein sequence MRRAVCPGSFDPITNGHLDIIARASKLYDVVHVAVMINQSKQGLFTVGERMDMIRQVTSEYGNVVVESHHGLLVDFCKQRDIPAIVKGLRAVSDFDYELQMAQMNNGLSGVETLFVPTNPTYSFLSSSLVKEVAAWGGDVSHLLPPVVNEALTRRLAEK, from the coding sequence TTGCGCCGCGCAGTCTGTCCGGGGTCATTCGACCCCATCACCAATGGGCACCTCGACATCATTGCCCGCGCCTCCAAGCTGTACGACGTCGTACATGTCGCGGTGATGATCAACCAGTCCAAGCAGGGACTGTTCACGGTCGGAGAGCGGATGGACATGATCCGCCAGGTCACCAGCGAGTACGGGAACGTCGTCGTGGAGTCCCACCACGGCCTTCTCGTCGACTTCTGCAAGCAGCGCGACATCCCGGCCATCGTCAAGGGACTGCGCGCGGTCAGCGACTTCGACTACGAGCTGCAGATGGCCCAGATGAACAACGGCCTCTCGGGCGTCGAGACCCTCTTCGTCCCGACCAACCCCACCTACAGCTTCCTGTCCTCCAGCCTCGTCAAGGAGGTCGCCGCCTGGGGCGGTGACGTCTCCCATCTGCTGCCTCCGGTCGTCAACGAGGCCCTGACCCGTCGCCTGGCCGAGAAGTGA
- a CDS encoding NAD(P)H-dependent glycerol-3-phosphate dehydrogenase, whose translation MTRAATKAAVFGTGSWGTAFAMILADAGCEVSLWARRAELAESVNATRTNPDYLPGIELPEAVRATSDPADAAAGAEFTVLAIPSQTLRGNLAAWAPLLAPDTVLVSLMKGIELGTAKRMSEVIEEVAKVPAERVAVVTGPNLAKEIAQRRPAAAVVASRDESVAQRLQSACHTPYFRPYTNTDVVGCELGGAVKNVIGLAVGIADGMGLGDNAKGSLITRGLAETTRLGLAMGADPMTFSGLAGLGDLVATCSSPLSRNHTFGTNLGRGMTLEETIAATKQTAEGVKSCESVLDLARRHGVDMPITETVVGIVHEGKPPVVALKELMSRSAKAERH comes from the coding sequence GTGACGCGCGCCGCCACCAAGGCAGCAGTTTTCGGAACCGGCTCCTGGGGCACGGCCTTCGCCATGATTCTCGCCGACGCCGGTTGCGAGGTGAGCCTGTGGGCCCGCCGCGCCGAACTCGCCGAATCGGTCAACGCGACCCGGACCAACCCCGACTATCTGCCGGGAATTGAGCTTCCCGAGGCGGTACGGGCGACCAGCGACCCCGCCGATGCGGCTGCCGGGGCCGAGTTCACGGTTCTGGCGATCCCCTCCCAGACCCTGCGGGGCAACCTTGCCGCGTGGGCACCGCTCCTCGCGCCGGACACCGTGCTCGTCTCCCTGATGAAGGGCATCGAACTCGGCACGGCCAAGCGCATGAGCGAGGTCATCGAAGAGGTCGCCAAGGTCCCCGCCGAACGCGTCGCCGTCGTCACGGGCCCCAACCTCGCCAAGGAGATCGCTCAACGCCGACCCGCCGCCGCGGTGGTCGCCAGCCGTGACGAGAGCGTCGCCCAGCGGCTCCAGTCCGCCTGCCACACCCCGTACTTCCGGCCGTACACGAACACAGATGTGGTCGGCTGTGAACTGGGCGGCGCCGTCAAGAACGTCATCGGCCTCGCCGTCGGCATCGCGGACGGCATGGGCCTCGGAGACAACGCCAAGGGTTCGCTGATCACGCGTGGCCTCGCCGAAACCACCCGCCTCGGTCTCGCGATGGGCGCCGACCCGATGACCTTCTCCGGGCTCGCCGGACTGGGCGACCTGGTCGCGACCTGCTCCTCGCCGCTCTCCCGCAACCACACCTTCGGCACCAACCTCGGCCGCGGGATGACGCTCGAGGAGACCATCGCGGCCACCAAGCAGACCGCCGAGGGTGTCAAGTCCTGCGAGTCGGTACTGGATCTGGCCCGCAGGCACGGCGTCGACATGCCGATCACCGAGACGGTCGTCGGCATCGTCCACGAGGGCAAGCCGCCGGTCGTCGCGCTGAAGGAACTCATGTCGCGCAGCGCCAAGGCCGAGCGGCACTGA
- a CDS encoding Lrp/AsnC family transcriptional regulator, with product MVQAYILIQTEVGKASTVAETIGKIPGVIQAEDVTGPYDVIVRAQAETVDDLGRMVVAKVQQVDGITRTLTCPVVHL from the coding sequence GTGGTACAGGCGTACATCCTCATTCAGACCGAGGTGGGCAAGGCGTCGACCGTCGCCGAGACCATCGGCAAGATTCCGGGAGTGATTCAGGCCGAGGACGTGACCGGTCCCTATGACGTGATTGTGCGCGCCCAGGCCGAGACGGTAGACGATCTCGGCCGCATGGTGGTCGCCAAGGTCCAGCAGGTGGACGGCATCACCCGCACCCTGACCTGCCCGGTCGTGCACCTGTAG
- the rpmB gene encoding 50S ribosomal protein L28 yields the protein MAANCDVCGKGPGFGNNISHSHRRTSRRWNPNIQRVRAVVGRTPKRLNVCTSCIKAGKVSR from the coding sequence GTGGCTGCCAACTGCGACGTCTGCGGCAAGGGGCCGGGCTTCGGCAACAACATTTCGCACTCGCACCGCCGTACGTCCCGTCGCTGGAACCCGAACATCCAGCGTGTGCGTGCCGTGGTCGGTCGGACGCCGAAGCGGCTCAACGTCTGCACCTCGTGCATCAAGGCCGGCAAGGTCTCGCGCTAA
- a CDS encoding 1-acyl-sn-glycerol-3-phosphate acyltransferase, with protein sequence MSRRRIGFWYRLAAVIAKPPLLVLFKRDWQGMEHIPADGGFITAINHNSYLDMFSYGHFQYNSGRVPRFLAKAALFKAPVVGTLLRGTGQIPVYRESSNAFGAFRAAVDAIERGECVAFYPESTLTRDPGMWPMTAKTGVARAALLTKAPVIPVAQWGANLAMPPYAKENKLRLFPRKTLQVKAGPPVDLDRFYGQEPTPEVLKEATGDIMAAITALLEEIRGEKAPDKPFDLREVLAQQRRKAAEEGTK encoded by the coding sequence GTGTCCCGCCGTAGAATCGGCTTCTGGTACCGCCTGGCGGCGGTCATCGCTAAACCGCCGCTGTTGGTTCTGTTCAAGCGGGACTGGCAGGGAATGGAACACATTCCGGCGGACGGCGGATTCATCACCGCTATCAATCACAACTCGTACCTCGACATGTTCTCCTACGGGCACTTCCAGTACAACAGCGGACGTGTGCCCCGATTCCTGGCCAAGGCCGCGCTCTTCAAGGCGCCCGTGGTCGGCACCCTCCTGCGGGGCACGGGCCAGATTCCCGTCTACCGGGAGTCCTCCAACGCCTTCGGCGCCTTCCGCGCGGCCGTCGACGCCATCGAGCGCGGTGAATGCGTCGCCTTCTACCCGGAGAGCACGCTCACCCGCGATCCCGGCATGTGGCCGATGACGGCGAAGACCGGAGTCGCACGCGCGGCGCTGCTGACCAAAGCGCCGGTCATTCCGGTCGCCCAATGGGGCGCGAACTTGGCAATGCCGCCGTACGCCAAGGAGAACAAGCTCCGTCTCTTCCCGCGCAAGACGCTTCAGGTGAAAGCCGGCCCGCCGGTCGACCTCGACCGCTTCTACGGCCAGGAGCCGACGCCCGAGGTGCTGAAGGAGGCGACCGGGGACATCATGGCCGCGATCACCGCCCTGCTGGAGGAGATCCGCGGCGAGAAGGCCCCGGACAAGCCGTTCGATCTGCGCGAAGTCCTCGCGCAGCAGCGCCGCAAGGCCGCCGAGGAGGGCACTAAGTGA
- the rsmD gene encoding 16S rRNA (guanine(966)-N(2))-methyltransferase RsmD — protein MTRVIAGAAGGRRIAVPPGTGTRPTSDRAREGLFSSWESLLGTLGGIRVADLYAGSGAVGLEALSRGASHALLVEADNRAARIVRENVRALGLPGAEVRTGKAEQIVTGPAPELPYDVVFLDPPYAVTDDDLREILLTLRRQGWLADDALATVERSTRGGEFVWPQGFEPLRARRYGEGTLWYGRAASTCEDAR, from the coding sequence ATGACCCGCGTGATCGCCGGCGCGGCCGGCGGGCGCCGTATCGCCGTCCCGCCCGGCACCGGCACCCGCCCCACATCCGACCGCGCTCGCGAGGGGCTCTTCTCCAGCTGGGAGTCCCTCCTCGGCACGCTCGGCGGCATCCGTGTCGCCGATCTGTACGCGGGCTCCGGCGCCGTCGGCCTGGAGGCACTGTCCCGGGGCGCGTCCCACGCCCTCCTGGTCGAGGCGGACAACCGCGCCGCCCGCATCGTCCGGGAGAACGTCCGCGCGCTCGGACTGCCCGGTGCCGAAGTCCGTACCGGCAAAGCGGAACAGATCGTGACGGGACCGGCGCCCGAGCTCCCGTACGACGTCGTCTTCCTCGACCCGCCGTACGCCGTCACCGATGACGATCTTCGGGAGATTCTGCTCACACTCCGTCGCCAGGGCTGGCTCGCGGACGATGCGCTCGCCACCGTGGAGCGCAGCACCAGAGGCGGCGAATTCGTCTGGCCGCAGGGCTTCGAGCCACTGCGGGCCCGTCGCTACGGCGAGGGCACGCTTTGGTACGGTCGCGCCGCCTCTACGTGCGAAGACGCACGATGA
- a CDS encoding DAK2 domain-containing protein, with amino-acid sequence MPQTLDATAVRTWCSLALEALGREREEIDAINVYPVADGDTGTNLYLTVESAARAVEAVFSAHETEGSAPRPADVVRAMAHGALIGARGNSGTILAQLLRGMAERLGAGDHIADAMRRAAALAREAVAHPVEGTILTVAAAAARAAESSPDDPVRAAYEGARAALDATPGQLAVLDRAGVVDAGGRGLLAVLGALVEAVTGEVPAAPGPTHVHPAAMVAVAEGGGEPCADGGPAFEVIYLLEAEDAAVARLRTRLDGLGDSLVVVGGDGLWNVHVHVDDAGAAVEAGVEAGRPYRIRITHFDSAAEMSREQVQRAVVVVVPGEGLADLCAEAGATTVLARPGEPPASGELVDAIRRAHAREVVLLPNSPELRHTAAAAAEQARTEGVRVALVPTRAAVQGIAALAVHEPDRRFDEDVVAMTAAAGATRHAELAVAERQSWTTAGVCQAGDVLGLIDGDVAVIGADLPGTAEAVLDRMLAAGGELVTLILGDDVPDGDAVAERLERHVREGHLAVDTVVYLGGRGASPLLIGVE; translated from the coding sequence GTGCCGCAGACCCTCGACGCCACAGCGGTACGCACCTGGTGCTCACTGGCACTGGAAGCGCTGGGCCGGGAGCGCGAGGAGATCGACGCGATCAACGTCTACCCGGTCGCGGACGGGGACACCGGCACGAATCTGTATCTGACTGTCGAGTCCGCGGCCCGGGCCGTGGAGGCGGTCTTCTCCGCGCACGAGACCGAAGGCTCGGCCCCCCGGCCCGCCGATGTGGTCCGGGCGATGGCCCATGGCGCGCTGATAGGCGCCCGGGGGAACTCCGGGACGATCCTGGCGCAGTTGCTGCGGGGCATGGCGGAACGGCTCGGGGCCGGAGACCACATCGCCGACGCGATGCGCCGGGCGGCTGCTCTGGCGCGCGAGGCGGTCGCGCATCCCGTCGAGGGCACGATCCTGACGGTTGCGGCTGCTGCGGCCCGCGCCGCGGAGTCCTCACCGGACGATCCCGTGCGCGCCGCCTACGAGGGAGCGCGAGCCGCGCTGGACGCGACGCCGGGGCAGCTTGCCGTGCTGGACCGCGCGGGGGTCGTGGACGCGGGCGGGCGCGGGCTGCTGGCGGTGCTGGGCGCGCTCGTGGAGGCGGTGACGGGGGAGGTCCCGGCCGCGCCGGGGCCCACGCATGTACACCCCGCTGCGATGGTGGCCGTCGCGGAGGGAGGCGGCGAACCGTGTGCGGACGGAGGGCCGGCGTTCGAGGTGATCTACCTCCTGGAGGCCGAGGACGCGGCCGTGGCCCGGCTGCGCACCCGGCTGGACGGGCTCGGCGACTCGCTGGTCGTCGTCGGCGGCGACGGGCTGTGGAACGTGCATGTGCACGTCGATGACGCGGGCGCCGCGGTGGAGGCGGGCGTCGAGGCCGGGCGGCCGTACCGGATCCGGATCACCCACTTCGACTCCGCCGCGGAGATGTCGCGCGAGCAGGTGCAGCGGGCGGTCGTCGTGGTTGTCCCCGGGGAGGGCCTGGCGGACCTGTGCGCCGAGGCGGGCGCGACGACTGTGCTTGCGCGCCCCGGGGAGCCGCCGGCCAGCGGCGAACTGGTCGACGCGATCCGGCGCGCGCATGCCCGCGAGGTCGTCCTGCTGCCGAACTCGCCGGAGCTGCGGCACACCGCGGCGGCGGCCGCAGAACAGGCCCGTACGGAGGGCGTACGGGTCGCCCTCGTCCCCACCCGCGCCGCGGTTCAGGGCATCGCGGCGCTCGCCGTCCACGAGCCTGACCGCCGTTTCGACGAGGACGTCGTCGCGATGACGGCGGCGGCGGGGGCGACCCGCCATGCCGAACTGGCCGTGGCGGAACGGCAGTCGTGGACGACGGCGGGCGTGTGCCAGGCCGGTGACGTCCTGGGCCTGATCGACGGCGACGTGGCGGTGATCGGCGCGGACCTGCCGGGCACGGCGGAAGCGGTCCTGGACAGGATGCTGGCGGCGGGCGGCGAACTGGTGACGCTGATCCTGGGCGACGACGTACCGGACGGGGACGCGGTGGCCGAGCGCCTGGAACGGCATGTGCGGGAAGGCCACTTGGCGGTGGACACGGTGGTCTACCTGGGCGGCCGGGGGGCGTCCCCGCTGCTGATCGGGGTGGAGTAG
- the thiD gene encoding bifunctional hydroxymethylpyrimidine kinase/phosphomethylpyrimidine kinase yields the protein MDVPALPPRVLTVAGSDSGGGAGIQADLKTMLALGVHGMSVLTVVTAQNSLGVQDTWELPVDAVRAQYRSVVDDIGVQAVKTGMLASAPLVETVAELLAGTEAPVVVDPVGVSKHGDPLLAASALDSVRGRLLPLATVATPNLDEVEQLTGVRVRAEADLRRAADAVLGLGPRWALIKGGHLAGDAVDLLTDGEQEHWLRAPRHDNRHTHGTGCTLASALASGLAKGMEVPEAVRVAKEYVTGAITAGFALGGGIGPVDHGWRLR from the coding sequence ATGGACGTACCTGCCCTGCCTCCTCGCGTGCTCACCGTCGCCGGGTCCGACTCCGGCGGCGGTGCGGGCATTCAGGCCGATCTGAAGACGATGCTGGCGCTCGGTGTGCACGGCATGAGCGTGCTCACCGTGGTCACCGCGCAGAACTCGCTGGGTGTGCAGGACACGTGGGAACTGCCCGTCGACGCGGTACGGGCCCAGTACCGCAGCGTCGTCGACGACATCGGTGTACAGGCCGTGAAGACCGGCATGCTGGCCTCCGCGCCTCTGGTCGAGACGGTCGCCGAGCTACTGGCCGGAACGGAGGCGCCGGTCGTCGTGGACCCGGTGGGCGTCTCCAAGCACGGGGATCCGCTGCTGGCCGCCTCCGCGCTCGACTCCGTACGCGGCAGGCTGCTGCCCCTCGCGACCGTGGCCACCCCGAATCTGGACGAGGTCGAGCAGCTGACGGGCGTACGGGTGCGGGCCGAGGCGGATCTGCGCCGGGCCGCGGACGCGGTCCTGGGCCTCGGGCCGCGGTGGGCGCTGATCAAGGGCGGGCATCTCGCGGGCGACGCGGTGGACCTGCTGACGGACGGCGAGCAGGAACACTGGCTGCGTGCGCCCCGGCACGACAACCGGCACACGCACGGGACGGGCTGCACGCTGGCCTCCGCCCTCGCTTCGGGGCTGGCGAAGGGGATGGAGGTGCCGGAAGCCGTACGGGTCGCCAAGGAGTACGTCACGGGGGCGATCACCGCGGGGTTCGCACTGGGGGGAGGGATCGGCCCGGTGGATCACGGCTGGCGTCTGCGCTGA
- the recG gene encoding ATP-dependent DNA helicase RecG, which translates to MDRVSALDEPLKKTLGAATAKVMAEHLDLHTLGDLLHHYPRRYAERGELTHLSDLPLDEHVTVVAQVASARVLTFSGSKGRGQRLEVVITDGSGQLQLVFFGKGVHKPHKDLLPGTRAMFAGKVSVFNRKLQLAHPAYELLHGDSDEAVDSWAGALIPIYPATTKLESWKIAKALDAALPRAREAVDPLPEALREGRDLVPLPEALLKIHRPHTKADIAVARDRLKWDEAFVLQVALARRRYADTQLPAVARTPRPDGLLDAFDAKLPFTLTEGQQKVTKEIFDDLATEHPMHRLLQGEVGSGKTMVALRAMLTVVDAGGQAAMLAPTEVLAQQHHRSIIEMMGELAEGGMLGGAEHATRVVLLTGSMGAAARRQALLDLVTGEAGIVIGTHALIEDRVQFHDLGLVVVDEQHRFGVEQRDALRSKGRQPPHLLVMTATPIPRTVAMTVFGDLETSVLDQLPAGRSPIASHVVPAQDKPHFLARAWERVREEVQSGHQAYVVCPRIGDEEEEPRKKSVEDEAEKRPPLAVIEIAGQLAAGPLKGLRVEVLHGRMQPDDKDDVMRRFAAGDVDVLVATTVIEVGVNVPNATAMVIMDADRFGVSQLHQLRGRVGRGSAPGLCLLVTDMPEAAPARARLGAVASTLDGFELSRIDLEQRREGDVLGQAQSGVRSSLRMLTVIDDEETIAAAREEAVAIVSADPDLEHLPELRTALDALVDTEREQYLDKG; encoded by the coding sequence ATGGATCGCGTGTCCGCGCTCGACGAACCTCTGAAGAAGACGCTCGGAGCCGCCACCGCCAAGGTGATGGCCGAGCATCTGGACCTGCACACCCTCGGCGATCTGCTCCACCACTACCCGCGCAGGTACGCGGAGCGGGGCGAGCTCACGCACCTGTCCGACCTGCCGCTGGACGAGCACGTCACCGTGGTCGCCCAGGTGGCGAGCGCCCGCGTGCTCACCTTCAGCGGCTCCAAGGGCCGGGGCCAGCGCCTGGAGGTCGTCATCACGGACGGCAGCGGTCAACTGCAACTGGTCTTCTTCGGCAAGGGCGTTCACAAGCCCCACAAGGACCTTCTGCCGGGCACCCGCGCGATGTTCGCCGGCAAGGTGTCGGTCTTCAACCGCAAGCTGCAGCTCGCCCACCCCGCGTACGAACTGCTCCACGGAGACAGCGACGAGGCCGTCGACTCCTGGGCCGGAGCACTCATCCCGATCTATCCGGCCACCACGAAGCTGGAGTCCTGGAAGATCGCCAAGGCCCTCGACGCCGCACTGCCCAGAGCCCGGGAGGCCGTCGACCCCCTGCCGGAGGCACTGCGTGAAGGACGCGACCTCGTTCCGCTCCCCGAGGCCCTGTTGAAGATCCACCGGCCGCACACCAAGGCGGACATCGCCGTCGCACGCGACCGCCTGAAGTGGGACGAGGCCTTCGTCCTCCAGGTCGCCCTCGCCCGCCGCCGGTACGCCGACACCCAACTGCCCGCCGTGGCCCGCACACCACGGCCGGACGGGCTGCTCGACGCCTTCGACGCCAAGCTGCCCTTCACCCTGACCGAGGGCCAGCAGAAGGTCACCAAGGAGATCTTCGACGACCTGGCGACGGAGCACCCCATGCACCGCCTGCTCCAGGGAGAGGTCGGATCGGGCAAGACCATGGTGGCCCTGCGGGCGATGCTCACCGTCGTCGACGCGGGCGGGCAGGCGGCCATGCTCGCGCCCACCGAAGTCCTCGCCCAGCAGCACCACCGCTCGATCATCGAGATGATGGGCGAGCTCGCCGAGGGAGGGATGCTCGGCGGCGCCGAGCACGCGACCAGGGTGGTGCTGCTGACCGGCTCGATGGGCGCCGCCGCGCGCAGGCAGGCGCTGCTCGATCTGGTGACCGGCGAGGCCGGGATCGTGATCGGAACGCATGCGCTGATCGAGGACAGGGTGCAGTTCCACGATCTGGGGCTGGTGGTCGTCGACGAGCAGCACCGCTTCGGCGTGGAGCAGCGCGACGCCCTGCGTTCCAAGGGCAGGCAGCCGCCGCATCTGCTGGTCATGACGGCCACCCCCATTCCGCGTACGGTCGCGATGACGGTCTTCGGCGACCTGGAGACCTCGGTCCTGGACCAGCTGCCGGCCGGGCGTTCGCCGATCGCCAGCCATGTGGTCCCCGCCCAGGACAAGCCGCACTTCCTCGCGCGGGCCTGGGAGCGGGTGCGCGAAGAAGTCCAGAGTGGCCATCAGGCGTATGTGGTGTGCCCCCGCATCGGTGACGAAGAGGAGGAGCCGAGGAAGAAGTCCGTGGAGGACGAGGCCGAGAAGCGCCCTCCGCTGGCCGTGATCGAGATCGCCGGCCAGCTTGCGGCGGGCCCGCTGAAGGGCCTGCGGGTGGAAGTCCTGCACGGCCGGATGCAGCCCGACGACAAGGACGACGTCATGCGCCGCTTCGCCGCGGGCGATGTCGATGTCCTGGTCGCCACCACCGTCATCGAGGTCGGCGTCAATGTTCCCAACGCCACCGCGATGGTGATCATGGACGCGGACCGTTTCGGGGTGTCGCAGCTGCACCAGCTGCGCGGCCGGGTCGGCCGTGGCTCGGCCCCCGGGCTGTGTCTGCTGGTCACCGACATGCCCGAGGCCGCACCCGCCCGCGCCCGGCTCGGCGCGGTCGCCTCCACGCTGGACGGCTTCGAGCTTTCCCGTATCGACCTCGAACAGCGCCGTGAGGGCGATGTGCTCGGCCAGGCCCAGTCCGGTGTGCGCTCCTCGCTGCGGATGCTCACGGTCATCGACGACGAGGAGACCATCGCGGCGGCCCGGGAGGAGGCCGTCGCGATCGTCTCCGCGGATCCGGATCTCGAGCATCTGCCGGAGCTGCGTACGGCGCTGGACGCGTTGGTCGACACGGAGCGGGAGCAGTACCTCGACAAGGGCTGA
- a CDS encoding thiamine-phosphate kinase: MKGTVGELGEFGLIRELTSRLTSTPAVRLGPGDDAAVVAAPDRRVVASTDVLLEGRHFRRDWSTAYDVGRKAAAQNLADIAAMGAVPTALLLGLVVPAELPVTWATELMDGIRDECQVAGAAVVGGDVVRGDLITLAITALGDLRNHEPVTRAGAQPGDVVAYTGWLGWSAAGHAVLSRGFRSPRAFVEAHRRPEPPYHAGPAAAGLGATAMTDVSDGLVADLGHIAEASKVRIDLRSGSIDIPSQMNDIGQAVGVDPLQWVLTGGEDHAIVATFPPDAKLPARWKVIGEVLNPSALPQVTVDGAPWTNKSGWDHFGDIEDGK; encoded by the coding sequence GTGAAGGGCACTGTGGGCGAGTTGGGGGAGTTCGGGCTCATCAGGGAACTCACCTCACGGCTCACCTCCACCCCGGCGGTCCGGCTCGGACCCGGTGACGACGCGGCGGTCGTGGCCGCACCCGACCGCAGGGTCGTGGCGAGCACGGACGTGCTCCTGGAGGGGCGGCACTTCCGCCGTGACTGGTCGACGGCATACGACGTGGGGCGCAAGGCCGCCGCACAGAATCTGGCCGACATCGCCGCGATGGGCGCGGTCCCGACCGCGCTGCTGCTCGGCCTGGTCGTCCCGGCCGAACTCCCGGTCACCTGGGCCACCGAGCTCATGGACGGCATCCGCGACGAGTGCCAGGTGGCCGGGGCGGCGGTGGTCGGCGGCGATGTCGTACGCGGAGACCTCATCACCCTCGCGATCACCGCGCTCGGTGATCTGCGCAACCACGAGCCGGTCACCCGGGCCGGCGCCCAGCCCGGCGATGTCGTCGCGTACACCGGCTGGTTGGGCTGGTCGGCCGCCGGGCACGCGGTGCTCTCCCGCGGCTTCCGCTCGCCGCGCGCCTTTGTCGAGGCACACCGCAGGCCCGAGCCGCCCTACCACGCCGGCCCCGCGGCGGCCGGACTCGGCGCCACCGCCATGACCGACGTCAGCGACGGACTCGTAGCCGACCTCGGGCACATCGCGGAGGCCAGCAAGGTCCGTATCGATCTGCGCTCGGGCTCCATCGACATCCCCTCGCAGATGAACGACATCGGTCAGGCCGTCGGCGTCGACCCGCTCCAGTGGGTGCTGACCGGGGGAGAGGACCACGCGATCGTCGCGACCTTCCCGCCGGACGCTAAGCTTCCGGCCCGCTGGAAGGTGATCGGCGAGGTGCTCAACCCGTCGGCGCTTCCGCAGGTGACGGTCGACGGTGCGCCCTGGACCAACAAGAGCGGCTGGGACCACTTCGGGGACATCGAGGACGGCAAGTAG